aataaaatagacacttaagttatcgtccaaaagtttgggatcacccctagtatggtgtatcgaccaaaagtttgggatcattttttcaaaaacatgcaaatttatctcattcatatctttctcatctaacatcgtattgcagatctgaagggtgcatttgaaagcttaggaattgttgttttttcataaattcattaaaaaattatattttaaatccataaccataaaaaattcacaatcataagtgtgaattttcaaaaacaaattaatttcaagtaaattgtttatggttatcaatttaaaatataatttttgtatgaatttatgaataaacaacaattcctaagctttcaaatgcacccttcagatctgcaatacgatgttagatgagaaagatatgaatgagataaatttgcatgttttcggccgatacaccatactgaggggtgatcccaaacttttggacgataacttaagtgtctattttattaattaaaactacattcttaaatttttgcacaaaattttttgattgtgttttgagaagtatagaataaggattctaatgcaactcaaattttgaaatttggttcaccctatcgcgagatgattggctttgattattgagtgcgattttttgaaaatgctctaactttaggttaagttttaggtgcaaaactaaaacattatttatggacaaaatacctccgaaatagctattgctcattatctttcaaatgaaatcaggagatttgcaatatgtcccaagacggctgagatatgaacgatcaaaatttgcatgttttttatcgggtgatcccaaacttttggccggcagtgtaggtaaaaaataagtgattcaatttgtgtacttatttgacaaaactttaaaaaaaaacaaacacttctTGATTCAATGATCAACTGTTTATGAaggtttattggtttatcagttataaAAGATCGATGTTTCCTAAAACTGATCGATTTTAAAACTTCCACAAACCATATCACTGAAACTAGAAGAGATAGATCAAATCTGTAAagtgttttgaattcaggtcgCCAAGatataacaaacaaaattagttATTGAAActtaggcaccaaaaatgctgagTAATTGTCACAAATTTTTGGGTTGAATAACATAATtacagatattgtttttgtcgagaaatcctacaaaaaaagtcaacaatctggATGACTATGGGGCAAATGATTAAATAATTAATACATTATTTTTGGTTCAGTAAGGACTGCTGTTTAATGATAATAAACCAtctttcgtagaaaaaaatcgtgaaataaatttaatttgagcgGCCGCATAATATGTCTCGAGGGCCAAAAGCGAGAACCCTGCTTTATATTGCTCTAGGCCTAaggcatttcattttacgacactgTAGCGTTCATAAATTGAACATAATTTTAATggtaaatttcaaattgcaattCCACTAACTTTTTGCGTTGAATCTCAAACCTTTACGCTTAGAAAcctttatttgttttcaaaatgtttttatataaatgtaactaccgtaatccggggtaatattgatcacttttttcaatatttttcgattattttttctataaaggggaatgtggcagtactggactcctatgaacgtagaACATGATTGCAGAAATTAATAAGAttacttttaatttgatttaaacatcgatttcgtctctgtttagaatttgatccTTTGGGGTTACATTAATCAGCTgctattttgacggtttcaacgagttttcttgacCATAAcaaatacaaaacaccttcataatatttataaatgctagtttatcaattgaaccttgctttttaactctttcttttgaaaacatttataatcgaaaaaagaactattatggtgcatacatttaggggcaaaaatcaaaataatagctaaatagtttgagctacaaaatacatatgaaactttaccttcacacattcctgtAGGACCTCCACTATttccgttttcattttttcttcaaagggggatagggttcctatccattcgTCCAGTACGGGCTTACTATTGGAAATGTTTTTCACttaatgactataaaaatagcactataactatacctatacaaaggaaaaaagtagTCCATTCACATttaacaacccgtttgcttctaagaGCTTTTTGTTTCCATCagaagagctgtttgtttgcaagccttggaaaaatagatattttcagattttgaaattacattttcatgaacagaattttttttaaatactaatcCAAATTTGCCTATTTAATTCTctatttataggctttcaaacgtagaaaacagttttcaaatacttaaactatagactgagttattgatgataacgTGCAAAAGTtgattgttggtcaaatttaccccggtgatcaaagttaccccgttttacggtaatcCTTTTCAGATATTGAAATAAACCATTTCAATTTCGAAATTCAAACGTAAAATTCTTATTTGACACATCAACAAGCTGATAGCCATGTGACACAATACTCAACAGAATTTTCGAGTACAGGTCgccaaaatttccaaatcaaatataaaacaaaGGCATTAAAAAAGATGTCTTGAGTtgtcttttaaatttaataaataagttattaaaatggcctttcaaattaaaaaatgtttcttttaaaatgttaaaagccTAAGCTTTTCGATTATCATATTTGgtattcttttcaatcaaaacaaaaaacaggcaATGGAGATAAGCTACTTTACAAGATccaatatttcatttcaaaacattcatagcttgaaatttaaaactgctAAACTTGCGCTTGAAACtccatatttaaatttttaacaatttgctATTGATTATTAGAGAGACTACATTTCTCAACCTTTACTTTGTCAGAATAAGCTTTCAATGGTGAATTAAACTAATGAGAATCGAGCTCACATCACCAATTATATCGTCTTGCCAAttcgacatcttaaccagtgtactactTGAGCTTCGAAGAAGGTTTTCTCGAAGAAGGTTTTCCCGATGAAGGTTTTCTccgaagaaggttttcccgAAGAAGGTTACCCGAGGAAAACTTCTTTGAAGAAGGTTTTCTCCGAAGAAAGTTTAACCGAAGAAGGTTGCCCCGAAGAAAGTTCCCCGAAGAAGGTTCCCCGAAATCAATAATGAGCGCTAAACTTGAGGTCATTGGAAAGCGGATCAGCACAAACGCTGATTTCAGGCAGCCCGTTGCAGCGTAAAAAGGCGCAAATCAGGACAATGGTTATTGttgtgaacttcaaaaatgatttttttcagccctttttttgataactggaagaattttgattttttcgccAATAATGAtaacaacaaaattaaatatgttATTTAGATAAAGTTCTCTTAATTCAATAGCATAAGGTGGTTAAAGTAAAGTTTTAattggaaatttaatttaaatttgtttctggtgtttcgaaaatattgttctcaaattttttaacgtgattgcttaaaattaaatattaagcCATTTTCGTATTCAATTGAACTCATTAGGTActataattttagaaaacttttttttagattgagAGTTGCATCGATACAATGGCATCACAGTTCAGTTCTTACAatactataggggagagtggggatacttgatccccttttcttattttcaccatatctttttggaaaaatttagcaactcgccgtctttgacattttctgacagcttgtaacttcaagtttctatgctccaaaaattagagcgatacttgaacccgttgatgaactagacgcattttcgtgggagtaaaaaaaatgcgatttttctgaagttaggggagacttgatcccctattgaaggaggcttgatcttttattcaggaagccctaatccttgaataaaaatcaaacaaaaccccaagatagaatgttaattgactattttggtcatgtttgttctcatttcacaatttaaagcagacataagaagaaaattttataactttgtctcaacgctaataacattgcatacttaaaggcgctattttatataattcagagaaaaacaattatttttgctcttttcttcagacaattgttcgataaataatagtttttggataaatattagtaatttcttaatcagcaatcataacgatcaattcagaagaagaatatgccgtttggaagggggatcaattgtacccataatcaaattttagaaaactttttctgaataaagttgagagtttcccattactttgaaaatatggcattatgaagttcattttacgctcgagcgattgatacattggaacaaatatttttttcataattttcccaagtaaggaacattttaatctgatgaaaaaagatcttcaagttacattttgtgaaatttttcaaacaaagttcaattactcaaacaattattttgttaaaattttttaaacttcaaatattgttattttgctcattttggcacatttttctagaacatttgatctttgtaagacattccagtttcgagatatagctaaggaatcaagtatccccagggatcaagtatcctcattctcccctaacgattgatatattggattaaatatttttatttgaaaaaaaatttcatgttttggaCATTTGAAAGTGACGACAAAAATCTCAAGccagtttttgtaaaattttctaactaaagttcataaattctaaaatgggatgaataaacccaagaggccaaaattccaaaaaaaaaagtcaacaaaacatacaaacatcaaattaaattttttgtttgagctAACAGCTTAGTTATTGGAAGTCATTTCGGTTTCGAAGTAAAGCAAAAGAGTCTCTTTGCTTTACCCTACGGAATAGATGTTTTTTGAACGGGATTTTCATCAACTCAGATGATCATCCTTAAAACTAAATATGTTTAGTTTTTTGGTGTTTGATAAAATAAGGAATATTCTATATTCGATTTCCATTTACATACATTTGTATTTTTGCCACATTAAACCACTTTAGTTTCTTCAATTCAAAAATCAGAGTCAGACTCTTATGTAATGTAGTTTTTCTCATCTTTGTTTTATTTCAGCATCTGAAGCTGGGGTGAGTTTTCCAGCtcactaaaaaaatcaaacaaattagctcgattgaaaaacttcaggtgttttataaaaatgaaagaagGGAGACCGTTTGCAGCTTTGACAATGCTTCCCTGtttatttaacatattttaaatgGGTTTTAATCACACGGCACCAAGAACAGATTACGACAGATAGTTAAAGGTTTCGAAGCATCTGTCATTAAAAACGCTGCACTACATTTGTAAGTTTTAGCAACTGTTCTAGATTTTTTCGTTTGATGGGAAAAGTCAGCTGAATATTTGCTTCCAGAATCACAGTTTCATCGTCCAAATGCTTCATCGGTCCAGCTCTTCTTTGAACACAGCACTCGTTATCGCAAGAAAACCTAGGCCTAGCATCCACCAGCTCCGGTTCCCGTTCGGAATCTTCATCATCACTTTCCGGAATCACCTGAAGCATATCCGGTTCCCTGACTGATGGCAGATCTCTGGGAAACAACCTTACGACGGTGGATTCACCAACGGAAGAAACGCTCCTGCTGACTCCACATTCGGAACATACACTTCGCAAACTGGATTTTTCGAGAAGGGAAAAGTTTTCACAGGAACTGGCCAGCTTCACTTGTCCGTCTTCGTAGATATCCAGAATGATTTCCAGATCGTTGCTTCCGTTTGAAGAGTGATTCAtgacttgaaatttggtacGAAACGATTTGTAAACTTCTGCAAGTGAAAACTAGAAATTGTTAATAAATTTAAGAACGCCTACTTGTAAATTCTCGTCAGATTTTGAAGACTTCGAAAAATTGTTAAGATTTTCATTTAGGgtatatttttacaattttgtcaattttgataattgattcaatcaattttgtcaacaaaataaatttttgcaattttgacaattttgacagttttgacaattttgacaattttgacaattttgacatttttgacaattttgacaattttgacatttttgacaattttgacaattttgacaattttgacaattttgacaattttgacaattttgacaattttgacaattttgacaattttgacaattttgacaattttgacaattttgacaattttgacaattttgacaattttgacaattttgacaattttgacaattttgacaattttgacaattttgacaattttgacaattttgacaattttgacaattttgacaattttgacaattttgacaattttgacaattttgacaattttgacaattttgacaattttgacaattttgacaattttgacaattttgacaattttgacaattttgacaattttgacaattttgacaattttgacaattttgacaattttgacaattttgacaattttgacaattttgacaattttgacaattttgacaattttgacaattttgacaattttgacaattttgacaattttgacaattttgacaattttgacaattttgacaattttgacaattttgacaattttgacaattttgacaattttgacaattttgacaattttgacaattttgacaattttgacaattttgacaatattgacaatattgacaattttgacaattttgacaattttgacaattttgacaattttgacaattttgacaattttgacaattttgacaattttgacaattttgacaattttgacaattttgacaattttgacaattttgacaattttgacaattttgacaattttgacaattttgacaattttgacaattttgacaattttgacaattttgacaattttgacaattttgacaattttgacaattttgacaattttgacaattttgacaattttgacaattttgacaattttgacaattttgacaatattcacaattttgacaatttcgaccatTTTGTGACGTTGTGGACGTtgtcttgaattttgaaatttttgccaaaTGTTAAATTTTCCTTTCGGAATCACGATTTTCTGAATCGAAGTTACCTTTGCATAGATTAGTTCCAAACTCTCAAattgaaagttcaaaattttaattttttttgtacatttttttaaattttacattctaGCAAGTATGTATTAATTATATTTGATAGGTAATTTTACCCTCTCATCTATTTTATATCTTTTTGAAGAATCACGACTAAATTTCAAGTAACCTGTTATAATGAAACCGAAAGAAGATCCGTCATCCAGACCAGGAAGAGGTCGACCAATTCAGACCTCGGACATTCACCTCGTCATCGATGTTTACGATGATGGCCGCCTTCAGGTGGCTCAAGTCGATGAACAAACGGACCTGGAAATGGGTCCTTGTCCTCCGACAATGTATGATGGAACCTTCCGAGGGACTTTCGAGGAGGACGACGATTCAAGCACGGATCTCACTTTCTCGGATGAATCGACTCTTGGTGAGGACTATTCGGGTTTTGTAGAAGATGAAATCGCAACCGTGGATAACCAAGGCAAGGAACCTCGCAGTGGTCAATTGGGACCGATCAGTGATTCCATTTCCATCATTGGAAATGTGAGAGGAAGTGCTGTTGGTGCCATCATAGACCAATCTCACACTATCCTGATGCAGCTGGTGGAAAAATCAAGCAGTTGTTCCCACCGCGGGGTCATAGATTACATCAAAACCGTCAACGATTTAATAGATAACGAAGATTCGATTATAGTTGTTCAATATCCGAGTGCACAAGACTCGCATTGCTCCAAAACCTGTCCTGATGAACAATTGAGCACAGCTCGATCCATGCTGGCTAACACCGAAGAAGTGCTGGAAAAGGTCGAAGGGTCCAACCGAAAATCGATACTAGTAAGGCTGCAGAAAACCTTGGATGAGATGCTGAATCAACCGGAAGAAACGATAGTGGTGCGTTCGATAGCAGGGGAAAATCAACAGGGACAAACCATCGACGAAGATACGTTCATGGGATTCTATATATCTCAAGAAGAGTCGGCCCTATACATAAGAAAAAGCGAATCAAAAAAGACTCAATCAGACGAAGAATCCGAAAGTGAGGAAGGTAAATGTCAAGGTCTGCAGGACTTCCTCGAAAAAACCATAAGCGACCAGGAGCGAATTCTCGAAGATGCCTTCAGTACTGCACCGGATGTCATCATCGGAAGTGTACTGGATGAAATTTTCGCTCTGTTACTGTATCCGGATGAGTCGCTTGGAATTGTGCGAACCACTTCCACTCTCTTTCCGGCCAGTGGCGAACGGGAGGAGTTGATGCTTTCGATGGTCGATCGGTTTCAGCAGATTATCCAAAGCTCCACCGAGAAGCTGATCGTGCAAACGCACTCGGACGCTGCCAGAAGTTCTAAGGTATATGATAGTTTGATTTGTTTAGTTAGCGCTTTAGAGAAATCCAATTCACCATTGGTGTGTTGATGGATGGAAAATCGGGGATAACCTCCTCTGGCACAatgatatattttaataaaacaaacataaattttaaaaattcactaccttgatttttttgttatggatAAATTTACCACCAGAAgcgttttcaagaatttttgaattcacaCGCTTCAGGAGAAATGCACAGTTTGGATGTTCGTTTAAAATTTACTAGATTAGTCAAGTGATATCATATATTTTCTTTGATCTACCTTCCCATTTGAGGCCTTTCTTGGTTgtgaaaaaattatgtttgttttattttttactccTGAACCAATCATGAAACCACCGGTCAAGGGAattcaattatgaaaatttcgtcTTCTACACAATTGTATTACATTCTTTCGAATAAAGCATGTGCTGgagatagttttaaattttgggaaTCTAAAGATGCGAAAACGCGTTAAATTACGCCAACTTTTCAATccactttaaattttctactGTGACTGGAACAATTTCAGCGGTTTGAGTACGGTTTCAACATAACTGTATTAAATtgtttgtggtcatgatcttgaaaattaaaaaaaaatataaatatcctTATGCGCAACATATAGTttctacagggtccggcaattgaagttctacattgaaataaacaaataagttgatcaaaacaacaacttgaaaacaaattactttttcaaaattcactggtaaagttcgacttgttcgcccttgagtttaaccactcgtcgcagacggtcgaggaacgcatcgtatgaggcccgccGGTGTTCTTGTGGAATTTTATCCCAGTCTGCctcgagatgtcgcttcaggacctccacacattcaagtttcttagagcagacttcggcctccaacatactccaaacagcgaagtccatagggttcagatCTGGCGAACTagccggccactcggagctcgaaatgaaccctaAAAAATattgcgcaatccaaagttgggctTTCTTTGCTTTGTGAGCCGGTGCCGAATCCTGTTGACAAgcccaatccctggaaccaaaatgtcgacgtgcccacggttcgacgacattctgtagaactagttcccgatatgtattttggttgatcttcactctttcaaggacaaaaaccagcggagttCGGCCATCAAGGG
This sequence is a window from Uranotaenia lowii strain MFRU-FL chromosome 3, ASM2978415v1, whole genome shotgun sequence. Protein-coding genes within it:
- the LOC129758653 gene encoding uncharacterized protein LOC129758653 encodes the protein MNHSSNGSNDLEIILDIYEDGQVKLASSCENFSLLEKSSLRSVCSECGVSRSVSSVGESTVVRLFPRDLPSVREPDMLQVIPESDDEDSEREPELVDARPRFSCDNECCVQRRAGPMKHLDDETVILEANIQLTFPIKRKNLEQLLKLTNVVQRF